A genomic window from Terrisporobacter glycolicus ATCC 14880 = DSM 1288 includes:
- a CDS encoding fibronectin type III domain-containing protein, with protein sequence MSYNSTTVQSFSKKIDLSKIKDNSFEIDFPAYGKFSVQAIYYKNNKVVTNGNTSTVGVVAEEYNLAALNATFPVVQFTLSLWDMKDNSNKEPVPTFVALTRSDAYDWNSLPQNVYEVPFLTNRDSTSFQSKINMMSQYVKDLYELNPDSKFNLYTVDYTIKTFLTVIIQNNIPSNQYSLRVLSDGTASYADFNKIFNVSNPQKVYDSMAKEWAYVKEQYSKGNHIDLSKLKYAYNGKSHSLLRYYAYVIVNEESKNDTQWWLSRVNDTFNISDTNFLDQAKNCPSIKITNISSMLTNLQTKGDNVINEFKTLYHFNDTMFSEATQKNKKVMMILGTRVNLESNFADYTKFLKTYYGDDYIYYYKGHPATPTNLYESKQKELSELGVTDVESSIAAELILFFHPDISMSGYSSTTFMSASADTACGLFGRTKASASNESYSSMLDFYISPLTDYSSELGKLAKQNHTNYMVEFQNKDKYDVAIWDATDGSITYYKLKDGKYIYVSKTITTAPNVTADGGRNQVTLSWNKVAGATKYRVYSYDESAKKYTKITDTTKTNYTISNLKDGTKYTYLVRAYDGSSWSNYTSSNNISAVTFCAAPNVNAKSGNKSITLSWKSVKGALRYRIYSFNKETDTYTKIADTTGTKYTAKKLSSGTDYTYLVRAYNGNSWSSYTLDDVVSSRTYCSSPKVTAKGGNKNITLNWKSVKGATKYRIYKYNTSTRKYTSIGTTTGNKYTVNGLSKGKKYTYLIRAYNGMSYSSYTSKNRVSATVK encoded by the coding sequence ATGTCTTACAACAGCACAACTGTTCAAAGTTTTTCAAAAAAAATTGACTTGTCTAAAATTAAGGATAATTCCTTCGAAATAGACTTTCCTGCATACGGTAAATTTTCTGTACAAGCTATTTATTATAAAAATAATAAAGTAGTTACTAATGGAAATACTTCTACTGTAGGTGTAGTTGCTGAGGAATATAATCTAGCTGCTTTAAACGCAACTTTTCCAGTTGTTCAATTTACACTATCTCTTTGGGATATGAAAGATAATTCAAATAAAGAACCCGTTCCAACATTTGTAGCCTTAACTAGAAGTGATGCTTATGATTGGAATAGTCTTCCTCAAAATGTTTATGAAGTTCCTTTCTTAACAAATAGAGATAGTACCTCTTTCCAAAGTAAAATCAATATGATGTCTCAATATGTTAAAGATTTATATGAATTAAATCCAGACTCAAAATTTAATTTATACACTGTAGACTACACGATAAAAACATTTTTAACAGTTATTATTCAAAATAATATACCATCAAATCAATATAGTTTAAGAGTTTTATCTGATGGTACTGCATCTTATGCTGATTTTAACAAAATATTTAATGTTTCAAATCCACAAAAGGTGTATGACTCTATGGCTAAAGAATGGGCCTATGTTAAAGAACAGTATAGTAAGGGTAACCATATTGATTTATCAAAATTAAAATATGCTTACAATGGAAAATCTCATAGCCTTTTACGTTATTATGCTTATGTTATTGTCAACGAAGAAAGTAAAAATGATACTCAGTGGTGGCTTTCACGTGTTAATGATACATTTAATATTAGTGATACCAACTTCCTTGATCAAGCTAAAAATTGTCCTTCTATAAAAATAACTAATATTTCTAGCATGCTTACAAATCTTCAAACTAAAGGTGATAATGTCATTAATGAGTTCAAAACTTTGTACCATTTTAATGATACTATGTTTAGTGAAGCTACACAAAAAAACAAAAAAGTTATGATGATTCTAGGTACTAGAGTTAACCTAGAAAGTAATTTTGCTGATTATACAAAATTCCTAAAAACTTATTATGGTGACGACTATATTTATTATTATAAAGGTCATCCTGCAACACCTACAAATCTCTATGAAAGCAAACAGAAGGAATTATCAGAATTAGGTGTTACTGATGTTGAATCATCTATTGCAGCTGAACTTATTTTATTCTTCCATCCTGATATTTCCATGTCTGGATATAGTTCAACAACTTTTATGAGTGCATCTGCTGACACAGCTTGTGGATTATTTGGGCGTACAAAAGCTAGTGCAAGTAACGAATCTTATTCTTCAATGCTAGATTTTTATATAAGTCCTTTAACTGATTATTCTAGTGAGCTTGGAAAACTTGCAAAACAAAATCATACAAATTATATGGTCGAGTTCCAAAACAAAGATAAATACGATGTAGCAATTTGGGATGCAACAGATGGCAGTATTACTTACTATAAATTGAAAGATGGAAAATATATATATGTATCAAAAACTATAACAACTGCTCCTAATGTTACTGCTGATGGCGGAAGAAATCAAGTCACTTTAAGTTGGAATAAAGTTGCTGGCGCTACTAAGTATAGGGTTTACTCATATGATGAAAGTGCAAAAAAATACACAAAAATCACTGATACTACTAAAACAAATTATACTATTAGCAATTTAAAGGATGGTACAAAATACACTTATTTAGTCAGAGCTTATGATGGTTCATCATGGAGTAATTATACTTCTTCAAACAACATCTCTGCAGTAACATTTTGTGCTGCTCCAAATGTTAATGCTAAAAGCGGAAATAAAAGTATTACATTGAGTTGGAAATCTGTAAAAGGTGCTCTTCGATATAGAATTTATTCATTTAATAAGGAAACGGATACATATACAAAAATTGCTGATACTACTGGTACTAAATATACTGCAAAAAAATTATCTAGTGGTACAGATTACACTTATTTAGTCAGAGCTTACAATGGTAATTCATGGAGTTCTTATACTTTAGATGATGTAGTGTCATCTAGAACTTATTGTTCTTCACCAAAAGTTACTGCTAAAGGTGGAAATAAAAATATTACATTAAATTGGAAATCTGTAAAAGGTGCTACTAAATATCGTATCTACAAATACAACACATCAACTAGAAAATATACTTCTATAGGCACTACAACTGGTAATAAATATACAGTTAATGGATTATCAAAAGGTAAAAAATATACTTACTTAATAAGAGCTTATAATGGTATGAGCTATAGTTCTTATACTAGTAAAAATAGAGTTTCTGCTACCGTAAAATAG
- a CDS encoding exonuclease domain-containing protein — translation MNFMAIDFETANEKRDSACSLGITVVKDNKIIEEKYWLIKPKPLRFEPRNVIIHGIREEDVISEKEFDELWPEIKTYLEDNLVIAHNASFDFSVLRNTLDLYNLEYPNLDYACTLVASKLFYRYLNNHKLNTVNRHLDYKFNHHHASADATAAANVLINISKELNLNNIDDIAKIVGFKLGSVVDNTYSPCKKIREGVVSKKYEDNEYNNDIFSSETDYFKNKIVVFTGELNSMSRSEAINIINDLGGITRNSVTKKTNILITNVKNIEGLSPNQMSNKLRTAVNYINQGQDLTIVNEEKFEKILKE, via the coding sequence ATGAATTTTATGGCTATAGACTTTGAGACAGCAAATGAAAAAAGAGATTCTGCATGTTCTTTAGGTATTACTGTTGTAAAAGATAACAAAATAATAGAAGAAAAATATTGGCTAATTAAGCCAAAACCACTTAGATTTGAACCAAGAAATGTAATTATACATGGAATTAGAGAAGAAGATGTAATTAGTGAAAAAGAATTTGATGAATTATGGCCAGAGATAAAAACATATTTAGAAGATAATTTGGTAATAGCGCATAATGCATCCTTTGATTTTTCTGTACTAAGAAATACGCTAGATCTTTATAATTTAGAATATCCAAACTTAGATTATGCATGCACTTTAGTAGCTTCAAAATTATTTTATAGATATTTGAATAATCATAAGTTAAATACAGTAAATAGACATTTAGATTATAAATTTAATCATCACCATGCCAGTGCAGATGCTACTGCCGCTGCAAATGTTTTAATAAATATTTCTAAAGAATTGAATTTAAATAATATAGATGATATTGCTAAGATTGTAGGATTTAAGTTGGGTAGTGTAGTTGATAATACTTATTCACCATGTAAAAAAATAAGAGAAGGTGTTGTTTCAAAGAAATATGAAGATAATGAGTATAACAATGATATATTTTCATCAGAAACTGATTACTTTAAAAATAAAATAGTAGTATTCACAGGAGAACTGAATTCTATGAGTAGATCTGAAGCAATAAATATTATTAATGACTTAGGTGGTATAACAAGAAATTCTGTTACTAAAAAAACTAATATTTTAATTACTAATGTTAAAAACATTGAAGGTTTAAGCCCAAATCAAATGAGTAATAAATTAAGAACTGCAGTTAACTATATAAATCAAGGACAAGATTTAACAATAGTGAATGAAGAAAAATTTGAAAAGATACTAAAAGAATAA
- a CDS encoding SulP family inorganic anion transporter — protein MSPKLITMFRNNEISGDLMKNDIIAGFIVAIIALPLSIALAISSGVSPEKGLITAIFAGFMISFLGGSKVQIGGPTGAFVVIVYGIVKTYGIDGLIIATIMSGIILIIMGMLKMGNLIKYVPQTVTVGFTSGIAVTLLITQIKDLLGLNIKDVPAEALYKIAAYIENINSFHLITFLIGLACILIMVYWPKVNKGVPASIIALVFATLVVKIFSLNVDTIGSLYSNISSTIPMPSIPKINMDKIIQLIQPAITIAVLASIESLLSCVVADKMIDDKHDSNSELVAQGFGNIASAIFGGIPATGAIARTAANVKNGGRSPISGIIHAITLLLIMILLMPLAKMIPMTVLSAILIIVSYNMGEWKEMKEMMSLPKIDVVVLLSTFILTIVFDLVIAIIVGMSIHLIAVLFINKSDDKATEEVA, from the coding sequence ATGTCGCCAAAGTTAATCACAATGTTTAGAAATAATGAAATAAGTGGTGACCTAATGAAAAATGATATAATAGCTGGTTTTATAGTAGCAATAATAGCTCTTCCACTATCTATAGCTTTAGCTATATCATCAGGAGTGTCACCAGAGAAAGGCCTTATTACAGCTATATTTGCTGGATTTATGATATCTTTTTTAGGTGGTAGTAAAGTACAAATAGGAGGACCTACAGGTGCTTTTGTAGTAATAGTTTATGGGATTGTAAAAACCTACGGAATTGATGGACTTATTATTGCAACCATAATGTCTGGAATAATACTAATTATTATGGGTATGCTGAAAATGGGAAATCTTATAAAATATGTTCCGCAAACTGTTACAGTTGGATTTACTAGTGGAATTGCAGTTACTTTACTTATTACACAAATTAAAGATTTATTAGGATTAAATATAAAAGATGTTCCCGCCGAAGCATTATACAAAATAGCAGCATACATAGAAAATATAAATAGTTTTCATTTAATTACATTTTTAATAGGCTTAGCATGTATTTTGATAATGGTATATTGGCCAAAAGTAAATAAAGGTGTACCAGCATCAATAATTGCATTAGTATTTGCCACATTAGTTGTAAAAATATTTAGTTTAAATGTTGATACAATTGGAAGTTTATATTCTAATATATCATCAACTATACCAATGCCAAGCATTCCTAAAATTAATATGGATAAAATAATTCAATTAATTCAACCAGCCATAACCATAGCAGTTTTGGCTTCAATAGAATCACTCTTATCTTGTGTTGTTGCAGATAAAATGATAGATGATAAACATGACTCAAATAGTGAACTTGTAGCACAAGGTTTTGGAAATATTGCTTCAGCTATATTTGGAGGAATACCTGCAACAGGTGCCATAGCGAGAACAGCTGCAAATGTTAAAAATGGAGGAAGAAGTCCAATATCTGGGATTATCCATGCCATTACACTTCTTTTAATAATGATATTATTAATGCCATTAGCAAAAATGATTCCTATGACAGTTTTATCTGCAATATTAATAATAGTTTCTTATAATATGGGTGAGTGGAAAGAAATGAAGGAAATGATGAGCTTACCTAAAATAGATGTAGTTGTTCTTTTATCAACATTTATATTAACAATAGTATTTGATTTGGTTATAGCCATAATAGTTGGTATGAGTATACATTTAATTGCTGTTTTATTTATAAATAAAAGTGATGATAAAGCTACTGAAGAAGTTGCTTAA
- a CDS encoding MATE family efflux transporter, which yields MVTEFLSYAIPSALANFISSLYTVIDGIFVGQGVGDTALAAVNIVLPFTVVLFGIASMLAVGGGALVSKNVGANNIDKALNIFRQVMKLLLIICIVTTIVCVTFPEQIVRMLGATDNLAPMATEYLRYYAIFCTPNLVGIVLNSFVRNDNRPKLAMVSTIAGAITNVILDYVFIFPLGMGIKGAAIATGLGQIVTVSMLLPHFLRKRGVLSFGNASLNKDTLKEVLNVGFPSFFGQLSFSIIVFLHNIAFSNYMGEIGISTYSIINYITTNIYMVLLGLTFGAQPLISYNFGRKDKHKMLKFYKINVISSLVVSISAAAICYVFGTSVVGIFTTDPKIAELAYNGIKIACLAYIVGSVNLDTLVYYQAVEIPLFSNLFCIFRAMVFLPICLYVLPKIFGLNGIWVSVLTSESLTFIVMYIIANVKKYTDIVLNKEKKSEALEEAAIM from the coding sequence ATGGTTACAGAATTTTTAAGTTATGCAATACCATCTGCTTTGGCAAACTTTATTTCGTCTTTATATACAGTAATAGATGGAATATTTGTAGGGCAAGGTGTTGGTGATACGGCTTTAGCTGCCGTAAATATAGTACTTCCTTTTACTGTTGTATTGTTTGGAATAGCAAGTATGTTAGCAGTAGGTGGAGGGGCATTAGTATCAAAAAATGTTGGTGCTAATAATATTGATAAAGCATTAAATATATTTAGACAAGTAATGAAATTATTATTAATAATATGTATAGTTACAACTATAGTTTGTGTGACGTTTCCAGAACAAATAGTTAGGATGCTTGGTGCAACAGATAATTTAGCACCTATGGCAACAGAATACTTAAGATATTATGCAATCTTTTGCACACCAAACTTAGTAGGTATAGTATTAAATTCATTTGTTAGAAATGATAATAGACCAAAACTTGCAATGGTTTCAACTATAGCAGGTGCCATTACAAATGTAATTCTTGATTATGTATTTATATTCCCATTAGGTATGGGTATAAAAGGAGCCGCAATAGCTACTGGACTTGGACAAATAGTTACAGTTTCAATGCTATTACCACATTTCTTAAGAAAAAGAGGAGTATTAAGCTTTGGGAATGCATCATTAAACAAAGATACTTTAAAAGAAGTATTAAACGTTGGATTCCCATCATTCTTTGGACAATTAAGTTTCTCAATAATAGTATTCTTACACAATATCGCATTCTCAAATTACATGGGAGAAATAGGAATATCAACATATAGTATAATAAACTATATAACAACAAATATATATATGGTATTATTAGGATTAACATTTGGAGCACAGCCGCTTATAAGTTATAATTTTGGTAGAAAAGATAAACATAAAATGTTGAAATTCTATAAAATTAATGTAATATCATCTTTAGTAGTAAGTATAAGTGCAGCAGCAATTTGTTATGTATTTGGAACTAGTGTAGTTGGAATATTTACAACAGATCCTAAAATAGCTGAGCTTGCTTATAATGGTATAAAAATAGCATGTCTTGCTTATATAGTAGGAAGTGTAAACCTAGATACATTGGTTTATTATCAAGCAGTAGAAATACCTTTATTCTCGAATTTATTCTGCATATTTAGAGCAATGGTATTTTTACCAATATGTTTATATGTATTACCTAAAATATTTGGGTTAAACGGAATTTGGGTAAGTGTTTTAACATCAGAATCATT